A segment of the Georgenia sp. M64 genome:
GCTCGGCTCCTCCGACAGCCCCGTGCCGGAGAGCCACAGGAGCCGGGCCTTGCGCACGACGTCGACGGGCACGTCCTCGGGGCGGATCTGCATGTCGGGGGCGGAGGGGCGGCGGTAGAAGTACAGGGGGAAGTCGTCCGGCGGGAAGATCTCGCAGAACGTCACCGGGGTGGCGTACTCCGTGGACGTCACCACGTGCGCGTCGTCGACGCCGAGCCGGCGCATCTCCCGGCGGACGTAGCGCCCGAACGGGTCGTCGCCCACGCCGGTGAGGATGGCGGCGCTGCTGCCGAGCCGGGCGGAGGCCACGGCCACGTTCATCGGGCTGCCGCCGAGGTACTTGCCGAAGCTGGTGACGTCCTCCAGCCCCACGCCGGTCTGCAGGGGGTAGATGTCGACACCGCTCCGGCCGACCGTCAGGACGTCGATCCCCACCGCGGCACCTCCTCGTCCTCGCGGTCCGTGCCGCATAGTCACATCGCCGCTGGGCCGGGCGGCTCCGACGGCGTCAGGGGAACTCTGCCCTGACAAGGGCACCGAAGTCAAACTTTGTCCTGACATGCCTGGAGCGCTGGTCCTGGCGTGAGATCGACAGTGCCGCGGCCGTCCCCCGTCCTCCGACGCCGGTCGCCACCACCTCACATGGTCCGCGCAGAACAGGTACGATCCTCCTAATGTCCGGACACAAAGCCGTGTCCGATCCGTCCGACGAAGAACCGGGGCCCATGTCTGACAAGGGGACGCAGCTGCACATCGAGCTGGACCGCACGAGCCCGGTGCCGCTCTACCACCAGATGGCCAAGGCCATCGAGCGCAGCATCGAGTCCGGCCAGCTCGCGCCCGGCGAGCGGCTGGAGAACGAGATCGCGCTGGCGGACCGTCTGCGCGTCTCCCGGCCCACGGCCCGCCGGGCGCTGCAGGAGGTGGTCGACCTGGGGATGCTCGTGCGCCGGCGCGGCGTGGGGACTCAGGTGGCGCCCGTGCGGGTGCGCCGGAAGGTCGAGCTCACGAGCCTCTACGACGACCTCGCCAACGCGGGGCGTCACCCCAGCACCTCGGTGCTGGAGTACAGCGTGGGCGCGGCGGCGCCCGAGGTGGCGGCGGCCCTGGAG
Coding sequences within it:
- a CDS encoding GntR family transcriptional regulator; the encoded protein is MSDKGTQLHIELDRTSPVPLYHQMAKAIERSIESGQLAPGERLENEIALADRLRVSRPTARRALQEVVDLGMLVRRRGVGTQVAPVRVRRKVELTSLYDDLANAGRHPSTSVLEYSVGAAAPEVAAALELPADAQVVTVRRLRFADGEPLALMTNHLPREIAPTYDELADVGLYAALRSQGVEIHLARQQIGARAATAAESRVLGEKPRAALLTMERTAYDPAGRPIEHGVHLYRASRYSFATTLFAP